The Halobacterium litoreum genome includes a region encoding these proteins:
- a CDS encoding cryptochrome/photolyase family protein, producing MQVFWHRRDLRTTDNLGLAAAADAGDAVPVFCFDDAVLEHAAPPRVAFVLDALADLRERYRELGSDLVVRRGDASAVIPDVAREFDADRVVWNHDYSGLADERDEAVRAALDEQDTRHEAFHDAVLHRPGEIRTNAGDPYSVYTYFWKKWTDREKTDSAPEPDAEALADVAGDDLPSASDLGFEEPDGAIPEAGTEAARDRLESFCEDGIYRYADRRDYPADENTSRLSADLKFGTIGVREVYERTEDAMADADSEGARESVEEFQQQLAWREFYAQVLYFNQSVVTENFKDYENPIEWRDDPEGLQAWKDGETGYPIVDAGMRQLREEAFMHNRVRMIVAAFLTKDLLVDWREGYDWFRERLVDHDTANDNGGWQWAASTGTDAQPYFRIFNPTTQGERFDPDADYIKAYVPELRDVPADDIHDWPDLSLSERRSLAPDYPDPIVDHSERREEAIETFERARGDD from the coding sequence ATGCAGGTGTTCTGGCACCGGCGGGACCTCCGCACGACCGACAACCTCGGACTCGCCGCGGCGGCCGACGCCGGCGACGCGGTGCCCGTGTTCTGTTTCGACGACGCCGTCCTCGAACACGCCGCGCCGCCTCGCGTGGCGTTCGTGCTCGACGCGCTCGCCGACCTCCGGGAGCGCTACCGGGAACTCGGCTCGGACCTCGTCGTCCGGCGCGGCGACGCGTCGGCCGTGATTCCCGACGTCGCCCGCGAGTTCGACGCCGACCGCGTCGTCTGGAACCACGACTACTCGGGGCTCGCCGACGAGCGCGACGAGGCCGTCAGGGCCGCACTCGACGAACAGGACACGCGCCACGAGGCGTTCCACGACGCCGTCCTCCACCGACCGGGCGAGATTCGCACGAACGCGGGCGACCCGTACTCCGTCTACACGTACTTCTGGAAGAAGTGGACCGACCGCGAGAAGACCGACAGCGCGCCCGAACCGGACGCCGAGGCTCTCGCGGACGTCGCGGGCGACGACCTGCCGTCCGCCAGCGACCTCGGGTTCGAGGAACCGGACGGCGCGATTCCCGAGGCTGGCACCGAGGCCGCCCGCGACCGCCTCGAATCGTTCTGCGAGGACGGCATCTACCGGTACGCCGACCGCCGGGACTACCCCGCCGACGAGAACACGTCGCGGCTCTCCGCCGACCTGAAATTCGGTACTATCGGCGTGCGCGAGGTGTACGAGCGCACCGAGGACGCGATGGCCGACGCCGACAGCGAGGGCGCACGCGAGAGCGTCGAGGAGTTCCAACAGCAACTGGCGTGGCGGGAGTTCTACGCGCAGGTGCTGTACTTCAATCAGTCCGTCGTCACGGAGAACTTCAAGGACTACGAGAACCCCATCGAGTGGCGCGACGACCCCGAGGGTTTGCAGGCGTGGAAGGACGGCGAGACGGGCTACCCCATCGTGGACGCCGGGATGCGCCAACTCCGCGAGGAGGCGTTCATGCACAACCGCGTGCGGATGATTGTCGCCGCGTTCCTCACGAAGGACCTGCTCGTGGACTGGCGCGAGGGCTACGACTGGTTCCGGGAGCGACTCGTCGACCACGACACCGCCAACGACAACGGCGGCTGGCAGTGGGCGGCCTCCACGGGCACCGACGCCCAGCCGTACTTCCGCATCTTCAACCCCACGACGCAGGGCGAGCGCTTCGACCCGGACGCCGACTACATCAAGGCGTACGTCCCCGAACTCCGGGACGTGCCCGCCGACGACATCCACGACTGGCCCGACCTCTCGCTCTCGGAGCGCCGGTCGCTCGCGCCCGACTACCCCGACCCCATCGTGGACCACAGCGAGCGCCGCGAGGAAGCCATCGAGACGTTCGAGAGAGCGAGGGGCGACGACTGA
- a CDS encoding PaaI family thioesterase, translating into MTAFDADDAAAFIQSYVDDHGFLSFLDLEVEDVEEGEMTMRVPYHEKLANHGVGRGNVHGGIAATLIDTAGGLSVRTALDDPVEAGVATIDLNVSYLRPARGDLVAEAEVVRVGSTVGVAEVTVEAEPHDNGDEDEAYEVAVGRGSFRVFRSD; encoded by the coding sequence ATGACGGCGTTCGACGCGGACGACGCGGCCGCGTTCATCCAGTCCTACGTGGACGACCACGGCTTCCTCTCCTTTCTCGACCTCGAGGTCGAGGACGTCGAGGAGGGCGAGATGACGATGCGCGTGCCCTACCACGAGAAACTCGCGAACCACGGCGTCGGCAGGGGGAACGTCCACGGCGGCATCGCCGCGACGCTCATCGACACCGCGGGCGGCCTCTCGGTCCGCACCGCGCTCGACGACCCCGTCGAGGCGGGCGTCGCCACCATCGACCTGAACGTCTCCTACCTCCGGCCCGCTCGCGGCGACCTCGTCGCCGAGGCCGAGGTCGTGCGCGTCGGCTCTACCGTCGGCGTCGCCGAAGTCACGGTCGAAGCCGAACCGCACGACAACGGGGACGAAGACGAGGCCTACGAGGTCGCCGTCGGCCGCGGTTCGTTCCGCGTGTTCCGCAGCGACTAG
- a CDS encoding long-chain-fatty-acid--CoA ligase, whose product MTNLVTNVESVVAEHAEEPAVVYEDHEFSYGEFWAQTGQFAAALREGGAEPGDRVAIYLPNLPQFVVAFHGALRAGCVIVPMNPQYKSREISHLLGDSGATTVVALLDLVPFVQQVRDDTDVETVVTVGGEADAGTPFREFLVADGDDSVAERADDDVAVQPYTSGTTGQPKGVQLTHHNLASNARQSMDIMPGGLKPSDRKIGVLPLFHIYGMTVGMNATLFAGGTFYPMAAWDAQDAMALVEDAELTLFDGVPAMYNDIVNQPNAEEFDLSSVRMCTVGGSGIPIEVLRTFEDLYDVEIYEGYGLTETSPVTHFNSPKWGRRVGSIGKPLDGVDAKVITGDFEEVDPVAEGPLDEDEVDMDEVTGELVVAGPNVMKGYAGLPEANREAFTEREGSPGSEATGTSEDSSSGKKWFHTGDLGYHDEDGYFYVVDRKKHMINTAGYNVYPREVEELLFEHDAVADVAVVGIPDDRRGETVKAFVVKTPDGDATADELKQFCLDRLAEYKHPREVEFVEELPRTTTGKVKKFELVEG is encoded by the coding sequence ATGACGAACCTCGTCACCAACGTCGAGTCCGTGGTCGCCGAGCACGCCGAGGAGCCGGCCGTCGTCTACGAGGACCACGAGTTCTCGTACGGGGAGTTCTGGGCGCAGACCGGGCAGTTCGCGGCGGCGCTCCGCGAGGGCGGCGCCGAACCCGGCGACCGGGTCGCAATCTACCTGCCGAACCTCCCGCAGTTCGTCGTCGCGTTCCACGGGGCGCTGCGCGCTGGCTGCGTGATCGTGCCGATGAACCCACAGTACAAGAGCCGGGAAATCAGCCACCTGCTCGGCGACTCGGGCGCGACCACCGTGGTGGCGCTCTTGGACCTCGTGCCGTTCGTCCAGCAAGTACGAGACGACACGGACGTGGAGACGGTCGTGACGGTCGGCGGCGAGGCCGACGCGGGAACGCCGTTCCGAGAGTTCCTCGTCGCGGACGGGGACGACAGCGTGGCGGAGCGCGCGGACGACGACGTGGCGGTCCAGCCGTACACCTCCGGCACCACGGGCCAGCCGAAGGGCGTCCAACTCACGCACCACAACCTCGCGTCGAACGCCCGGCAGTCGATGGACATCATGCCGGGCGGGCTGAAGCCGAGCGACCGGAAAATCGGCGTGCTGCCGCTGTTCCACATCTACGGCATGACCGTCGGCATGAACGCCACGCTGTTCGCGGGCGGGACGTTCTACCCGATGGCGGCGTGGGACGCACAGGACGCGATGGCGCTTGTGGAGGACGCCGAACTCACGCTGTTCGACGGCGTGCCCGCGATGTACAACGACATCGTCAATCAGCCGAACGCCGAGGAGTTCGACCTCTCCTCCGTGCGAATGTGTACTGTCGGTGGCTCCGGCATCCCAATCGAAGTGTTGCGAACGTTCGAGGACCTCTACGACGTGGAAATCTACGAGGGCTACGGGCTCACGGAGACGAGTCCGGTGACGCACTTCAACAGCCCGAAGTGGGGGCGTCGCGTCGGCTCCATCGGCAAACCGCTGGACGGCGTGGACGCGAAGGTGATTACGGGCGACTTCGAGGAGGTCGACCCGGTGGCGGAGGGGCCGCTCGACGAGGACGAGGTGGACATGGACGAGGTGACGGGCGAACTCGTGGTCGCCGGGCCGAACGTGATGAAGGGGTACGCCGGTCTGCCGGAGGCGAACCGGGAGGCGTTCACCGAGCGCGAGGGGAGTCCCGGGAGCGAAGCGACCGGGACGTCGGAAGACTCGTCTTCCGGAAAGAAGTGGTTCCACACGGGCGACCTCGGCTATCACGACGAGGACGGCTACTTCTACGTCGTCGACCGCAAGAAGCACATGATCAACACCGCCGGCTACAACGTCTACCCCCGCGAGGTCGAAGAACTCCTCTTCGAGCACGACGCCGTCGCTGACGTGGCGGTGGTCGGCATCCCGGACGACCGCCGGGGCGAGACGGTCAAGGCCTTCGTCGTGAAGACCCCGGACGGCGACGCGACGGCGGACGAACTCAAGCAGTTCTGTCTCGACCGGCTCGCGGAGTACAAACACCCCCGCGAGGTCGAGTTCGTCGAGGAACTCCCGCGCACCACCACCGGGAAGGTCAAGAAATTCGAGTTAGTCGAGGGGTGA
- a CDS encoding long-chain-fatty-acid--CoA ligase yields MANLVTNVQSSVEANPDDPAVVYEDHEFSYGELWEQTGQFAAALRENGAEPGDRVALYLPNLPQLVAAFHGALRAGCVVVPMNPQYKSREISHLLEDSGAETVVALADVVPFVEEVRDETNVETVVTVGGEADAGTPFREFLTEGDDSVAERADDDVAVQPYTSGTTGQPKGVQLTHRNLASNARQSMDIVPDGLQPSDRKIGVLPLFHIYGMTVGMNAALFAGATFYPLPKWDAQEALSLVEDAELTLFDAVPAMYNDIINQPNAESFDLSSLRQCTVGGSGIPIEVLRAFEDLYPVRIDEGYGLTETSPVTHFNSPNWGRRVGSIGKPLEGVDARIVTEDFETVAPVEEGPVDEDEVDMDEVTGELVVSGPNVMKGYLGLPEANRKAFTEADGKRWFHTGDLGYHDEDGYFYVVDRKKHMINTAGYNVYPREVEELLFEHEAVADAAVVGIEDDRRGETVKAFVVKTPDADVTADEIREYCLSNLAEYKHPREVEFVEELPRTTTGKVQKYELADE; encoded by the coding sequence ATGGCGAATCTCGTCACCAACGTCCAATCTTCTGTCGAGGCAAACCCCGACGACCCCGCAGTCGTCTACGAGGACCACGAGTTCTCGTACGGGGAACTGTGGGAGCAGACGGGCCAGTTCGCGGCGGCGCTCCGAGAGAATGGCGCGGAGCCCGGCGACCGCGTGGCGCTCTACCTGCCGAACCTCCCGCAGTTGGTCGCGGCGTTCCACGGGGCGCTGCGCGCGGGCTGTGTGGTCGTGCCGATGAACCCACAGTACAAGAGCCGGGAAATCAGCCACCTGCTCGAGGACTCGGGCGCCGAGACGGTCGTCGCGCTCGCCGACGTGGTGCCGTTCGTCGAGGAGGTCCGCGACGAGACGAACGTGGAGACGGTCGTGACGGTCGGCGGGGAGGCCGACGCGGGAACGCCGTTCCGAGAGTTCCTGACGGAGGGCGACGACAGCGTGGCGGAGCGCGCGGACGACGACGTGGCGGTCCAGCCGTACACGTCGGGGACGACCGGTCAGCCGAAGGGCGTCCAACTCACGCACCGCAACCTCGCGTCGAACGCCCGCCAGTCGATGGACATCGTGCCCGACGGCCTCCAGCCCTCGGACCGGAAAATCGGCGTGCTGCCGCTGTTCCACATCTACGGCATGACCGTCGGCATGAACGCCGCGCTGTTCGCCGGCGCGACGTTCTACCCGCTGCCGAAGTGGGACGCACAGGAAGCGCTCTCGCTCGTCGAGGACGCCGAACTCACGCTGTTCGACGCCGTGCCCGCGATGTACAACGACATCATCAATCAGCCGAACGCCGAGTCCTTCGACCTCTCCTCGCTCCGGCAGTGTACCGTCGGTGGCTCCGGCATCCCCATCGAGGTGCTGCGGGCGTTCGAAGACCTCTATCCCGTCCGCATCGACGAAGGGTACGGGCTCACGGAGACGAGTCCGGTGACGCACTTCAACAGCCCGAACTGGGGTCGTCGCGTCGGCTCCATCGGCAAACCCCTCGAAGGCGTCGACGCCCGCATCGTCACGGAGGACTTCGAGACGGTGGCGCCCGTCGAGGAAGGCCCCGTCGACGAGGACGAGGTGGACATGGACGAGGTGACGGGCGAACTCGTGGTGTCCGGCCCGAACGTGATGAAGGGCTACCTCGGACTCCCCGAGGCCAACCGCAAAGCGTTCACGGAGGCCGACGGGAAGCGGTGGTTCCACACGGGCGACCTGGGGTACCACGACGAGGACGGCTACTTCTACGTCGTCGACCGCAAGAAGCACATGATCAACACCGCCGGCTACAACGTCTACCCCCGCGAGGTCGAAGAACTCCTCTTCGAGCACGAGGCGGTGGCCGACGCCGCCGTCGTCGGTATCGAGGACGACCGTCGCGGCGAGACGGTCAAGGCCTTCGTCGTGAAGACGCCCGACGCCGACGTGACCGCCGACGAGATTCGGGAGTACTGCCTGTCGAACCTCGCGGAGTACAAACACCCCCGCGAGGTGGAGTTCGTCGAGGAACTCCCGCGCACGACCACCGGGAAGGTACAGAAGTACGAACTCGCCGACGAGTGA
- a CDS encoding N-acyl homoserine lactonase family protein codes for MDVHFLDRGHITADRAYMLDSSAMATVDDPAPDHDLVECPVYNVLVDHPEGTVLWDTGSHPDAGDGYWPAPLFSAFHHPDADERTLPVALDGAGYVLGDVDAVVMSHLHLDHAGGLRHFAGTDTPVYVHERELEFAYRSATTDTGSIAYLQSDFDRDLNWRVVSPDREPRQLYDGVDLLHLPGHTPGLLGLYLDLDDPVIIAGDEAYQRENYDDGVPMATSLLWSNEAWRDSRRRVRELARRTVASVFCGHDARDAERLSERF; via the coding sequence ATGGACGTTCACTTCCTCGACCGCGGCCACATCACGGCGGACCGCGCGTACATGCTGGATTCGTCCGCGATGGCGACCGTGGACGACCCCGCGCCCGACCACGACCTCGTGGAGTGTCCGGTCTACAACGTCCTCGTCGACCACCCCGAGGGGACGGTGCTCTGGGACACCGGCAGTCACCCCGACGCGGGCGACGGCTACTGGCCCGCACCCCTGTTCTCGGCGTTCCACCACCCGGACGCCGACGAGCGCACGCTCCCCGTCGCGCTCGACGGAGCGGGCTACGTACTCGGCGACGTGGACGCGGTGGTGATGAGCCACCTCCACCTCGACCACGCCGGCGGCCTCCGACACTTCGCGGGCACGGACACGCCGGTCTACGTCCACGAGCGCGAACTCGAATTCGCGTACCGCTCCGCGACCACCGACACCGGCTCCATCGCCTACCTCCAATCCGACTTCGACCGCGACCTGAACTGGCGCGTGGTCAGCCCCGACCGCGAACCCCGACAACTGTACGACGGCGTCGACCTGCTCCACTTGCCCGGTCACACGCCCGGCCTGCTCGGCCTCTACCTCGATTTGGACGACCCCGTGATAATCGCGGGCGACGAGGCCTACCAGCGCGAGAACTACGACGACGGCGTGCCGATGGCCACGAGTCTCCTCTGGAGCAACGAAGCGTGGCGGGACAGTCGCCGCCGCGTCCGCGAACTGGCGCGACGCACCGTCGCGAGCGTGTTCTGCGGACACGACGCCCGCGACGCCGAACGCCTCAGCGAGCGGTTCTGA
- a CDS encoding SDR family NAD(P)-dependent oxidoreductase: MTDRFSVSGTAIVTGASSGIGRAIAERFAADGASVVVCSREQENVDPVAEGIREDGGTALAVECDVTDRDAVEALVEATVEEFGGVDCLVNNAGASFVAGFDDISPNGWRTIVDVNLTGTYNCTHAAAEHLQDGGGSVVNLASVAGQEGAPYMSHYAAAKAAVINLTRTLAMEWAGQGVRVNCIAPGFVATPGLESQMGISADDIDRETVDKRVGVSEEIADAARFLASPAASFVVGETLTAGGVPQGEEVPSL, from the coding sequence ATGACAGACCGATTCTCGGTGTCCGGGACGGCAATCGTCACCGGCGCGTCCAGCGGCATCGGGCGCGCCATCGCGGAACGGTTCGCGGCGGACGGCGCCAGCGTCGTCGTCTGCTCGCGCGAGCAAGAGAACGTCGACCCCGTGGCGGAGGGCATCCGCGAGGACGGCGGCACCGCGCTCGCCGTGGAGTGCGACGTGACCGACCGCGACGCCGTCGAGGCGCTCGTGGAAGCGACCGTCGAGGAGTTCGGGGGCGTGGACTGTCTGGTGAACAACGCCGGCGCGAGTTTCGTCGCGGGCTTCGACGACATCTCGCCGAACGGCTGGCGGACCATCGTGGACGTGAACCTCACCGGGACGTACAACTGCACGCACGCCGCCGCCGAGCACTTGCAGGACGGTGGGGGTTCGGTCGTCAACCTCGCGAGCGTCGCCGGGCAGGAGGGCGCGCCGTACATGAGCCACTACGCCGCCGCGAAGGCCGCCGTCATCAACCTCACGCGGACGCTGGCGATGGAGTGGGCGGGACAGGGCGTGCGCGTGAACTGCATCGCGCCCGGGTTCGTCGCGACACCGGGACTGGAGTCCCAGATGGGCATCTCCGCGGACGACATCGACCGCGAGACGGTCGACAAGCGCGTCGGCGTGAGCGAGGAGATTGCCGACGCCGCGCGGTTCCTCGCGAGTCCCGCCGCGTCGTTCGTCGTTGGGGAGACGCTGACTGCTGGCGGCGTCCCGCAGGGCGAGGAGGTGCCGTCGCTGTGA
- a CDS encoding TIGR04024 family LLM class F420-dependent oxidoreductase encodes MTDRTVHLPVAAQDSLDDVLDIGVTAEELGYDRAWFPETWGRDAATTLAALADRTEDIGIGTSIVNTYSRSPALVGQTAATLDEHSDGRFRLGLGPSGPAVIEGWHGESFERPLRRTREYVEIVRKVLAGEQVDYDGDLVQTRGFRLRQDAPDPAPEIDVTGMGPKAVELAGRFADGWHALMFTHEGFRDRLDDLRRGADLGDRDPEDVRTTFVLPCCALPDGDAARDLTRQHLAFYVGGMGDFYRNALARQGFEDAAHAIHDAWQDGDHERAVGLVDDDLLDALGAAGTPEEVRERFQEFAAIDGLDAVAVSFPRAADREVIDATLRAVAPDA; translated from the coding sequence GTGACCGACCGCACCGTCCACCTCCCGGTCGCCGCACAGGATAGCCTCGACGACGTCCTCGACATCGGCGTCACCGCCGAAGAACTCGGCTACGACCGCGCGTGGTTCCCGGAGACGTGGGGCCGTGACGCCGCGACGACGCTCGCCGCGCTCGCCGACCGCACCGAGGACATCGGTATCGGGACGAGCATCGTGAACACGTACTCGCGCAGTCCCGCGCTCGTCGGACAGACCGCCGCCACGCTCGACGAGCACTCGGACGGCCGGTTCCGCCTCGGTCTCGGGCCGAGCGGCCCCGCCGTCATCGAGGGGTGGCACGGCGAGTCCTTCGAGCGCCCGCTCCGGCGCACCCGCGAGTACGTCGAAATCGTGCGGAAGGTGCTGGCCGGCGAGCAGGTCGACTACGACGGCGACCTCGTGCAGACGCGGGGCTTCCGCCTGCGACAGGACGCGCCCGACCCGGCGCCCGAAATCGACGTGACCGGGATGGGCCCGAAGGCCGTCGAACTCGCGGGCCGGTTCGCCGACGGCTGGCACGCCCTGATGTTCACGCACGAGGGCTTCCGGGACCGCCTCGACGACCTCCGCCGGGGCGCCGACCTCGGCGACCGCGACCCCGAGGACGTGCGAACTACCTTCGTCCTGCCGTGCTGTGCGCTCCCCGACGGCGACGCCGCCCGCGACCTGACCCGCCAGCACCTCGCGTTCTACGTCGGCGGGATGGGCGACTTCTACCGGAACGCGCTCGCCCGGCAGGGCTTCGAGGACGCCGCCCACGCCATCCACGACGCGTGGCAGGACGGCGACCACGAGCGCGCGGTCGGCCTCGTGGACGACGACCTGCTGGACGCGCTCGGCGCGGCGGGCACGCCCGAGGAGGTCCGCGAGCGCTTCCAGGAGTTCGCCGCAATCGACGGGCTCGACGCGGTCGCCGTCTCCTTCCCGCGAGCGGCCGACCGCGAGGTCATCGACGCGACGCTCCGCGCGGTCGCGCCCGACGCCTGA
- a CDS encoding quinone oxidoreductase family protein: protein MYAIEVTEFGDDGVLERVERDRPEPGPGEVLVEVEAAGVNFADVMQRRGHYHGGPEPPYVPGMEAAGTIAATGEGVDREVGERVVAMTGGNAYAEYVTAPALALFDVPESMSFAEAAGFPVQFLTAHHCLHDWGGLEPDESVLIHAAAGGVGTAAVQLASLHGAEVFGTASTAEKRELAERLGCDHPIDYTTEDFVEVTDDLTDGDGLDLVLDGVGGDVFADSVDALSHFGRVVAYGAASGEPGTVDTATLLFGNKSVEGFHLGRAMERDPERIYEAVPELSELLATGELEVVVGQTYDLADAADAHRALENRETTGKVVLEP, encoded by the coding sequence GTGTACGCAATCGAAGTCACGGAGTTCGGCGACGACGGTGTTCTCGAACGCGTCGAGCGCGACCGCCCGGAACCCGGCCCCGGCGAGGTTCTCGTCGAGGTCGAGGCCGCGGGCGTGAACTTCGCGGACGTGATGCAGCGCCGCGGCCACTACCACGGCGGCCCCGAACCGCCCTACGTGCCGGGGATGGAGGCCGCGGGCACCATCGCCGCGACCGGCGAGGGCGTCGACCGCGAGGTCGGCGAGCGCGTCGTCGCGATGACCGGCGGGAACGCGTACGCCGAGTACGTCACCGCGCCGGCGCTCGCGCTGTTCGACGTACCCGAGTCGATGTCGTTCGCGGAGGCCGCCGGCTTCCCGGTGCAGTTCCTCACCGCCCACCACTGCCTCCACGACTGGGGCGGCCTCGAACCGGACGAGTCGGTGCTGATTCACGCCGCGGCGGGCGGCGTCGGCACCGCCGCCGTCCAACTGGCGAGTCTCCACGGCGCCGAGGTGTTCGGCACCGCCAGCACCGCCGAAAAGCGCGAACTCGCCGAGCGACTCGGCTGTGACCACCCCATCGACTACACGACCGAGGACTTCGTCGAAGTCACGGACGACCTGACCGACGGCGACGGTCTCGACCTCGTGCTCGACGGCGTGGGCGGCGACGTGTTCGCCGACAGCGTCGACGCGCTCTCGCACTTCGGGCGCGTCGTCGCGTACGGCGCGGCGTCCGGCGAACCCGGTACCGTCGACACCGCCACGCTCCTCTTCGGCAACAAGTCCGTCGAGGGCTTCCACCTCGGGCGCGCGATGGAGCGCGACCCCGAGCGAATCTACGAGGCGGTCCCCGAACTCTCGGAGCTGCTCGCCACCGGCGAACTGGAGGTCGTCGTCGGGCAGACCTACGACCTCGCGGACGCCGCCGACGCCCACCGCGCGCTGGAGAACCGCGAGACCACCGGGAAGGTCGTCCTCGAACCGTAA
- a CDS encoding 6-hydroxymethylpterin diphosphokinase MptE-like protein has product MEFDDWEPVYDAVLADFGYDRAGDERARDALAEYVSPFDLTRLDCTGRTVAIAGGAPSLADETGTAADADRVFAASTAVDVLADAGVSVDAMVTDLDKNPETARRLSESGTPVVAHAHGDNISAIREHVPAFDADHVLGTTQAAPVDAVYNFGGFTDGDRAAFLADHCGAAKLVFPGWDFEDASVGDEKAKKLRWAERLLYWLERRRGERFGVLDGRREGIEPVR; this is encoded by the coding sequence ATGGAGTTCGACGACTGGGAGCCGGTCTACGACGCGGTTCTCGCCGACTTCGGGTACGACCGCGCCGGCGACGAGCGAGCGCGGGACGCGCTCGCGGAGTACGTCTCGCCGTTCGACCTGACGCGACTCGACTGCACCGGGCGGACCGTCGCAATCGCCGGCGGCGCGCCGTCGCTCGCCGACGAGACGGGCACGGCGGCCGACGCCGACCGCGTGTTCGCCGCGTCGACAGCCGTTGACGTGCTCGCCGACGCCGGCGTCTCGGTCGACGCGATGGTGACTGACCTGGACAAGAACCCGGAGACTGCGAGGCGGCTCAGCGAGTCTGGGACGCCGGTCGTCGCCCACGCCCACGGCGACAACATCTCTGCCATCAGGGAACACGTCCCCGCCTTCGACGCCGACCACGTGCTCGGCACGACGCAGGCCGCGCCCGTCGACGCAGTCTACAACTTCGGGGGGTTCACGGACGGCGACCGCGCCGCGTTCCTCGCGGACCACTGCGGCGCCGCGAAACTGGTGTTCCCGGGATGGGACTTCGAGGACGCGAGCGTGGGCGACGAGAAGGCGAAGAAACTGCGGTGGGCCGAACGCCTGCTCTACTGGCTCGAACGCCGGCGCGGCGAGCGATTCGGCGTGTTGGACGGCCGACGGGAGGGCATCGAACCGGTTCGCTGA